A region from the Acanthopagrus latus isolate v.2019 chromosome 8, fAcaLat1.1, whole genome shotgun sequence genome encodes:
- the nfat5a gene encoding nuclear factor of activated T-cells 5a isoform X1 → MPSDFISLLSSDLDLNSPKSLYSKESVYDLLPKELQLQPSSTQTDPPTMSQKSGGEAGPPPSAALASDATSSTSSPSASSSLAMGVPSTGSSTSSSDHLKVPQHVHSSGGDGAGASEMQNAEGAVSATTRGNSGANTAAGDIGSGVLSGLGVQQPQNTPSKRRPVLSISPPPEDLFDDSQMSCQEEPTVSAPTGPDSEHSSSMWADDSVSNFSLISSVSYNDNTEVPRKSRKRTPRQRPGPKPAPPEDSMDVFDADSAKAPHFVLSQLSTDKTAPIASSLESGTAVKGGSLSTQFPQRSDGKELKILVQPETQHRARYLTEGSRGSVKDRTQQGFPTVKLEGVSEPVVLQVFVANDAGRVKPHGFYQACRVTGRNTTACKEVDIEGTTVIEIPLEPSSDMTLAVDCVGILKLRNADVEARIGVAGSKKKSTRARLAFRVGIPQPDGSTLTLQVPSSSILCTQPAGVPEILKKSLHSCSVRGGEEVFIIGKNFLKGTKVIFQENIADDNSWQAEAKIDMDLFHQNHLIVTVPPFHNQSITSPVSVGIFVMTNAGRSHDAQTFTYTPDSADDSNVRTVKTEGPSLVKTCIFDVQIKSISSERNDCSVQPSKRQEDTPMEVSSNPPPTDVFKPSPDPLVSVQQTLELSSSPHPGGESFQSPMPLQPEDVELPQAPPVFPSLETLSTIQKQEISPTTSFPVSGDTTIPPVTPEVPQQFLRDPQDNLPPESSSNSGGVVVVAMPQIAPPSQPQPQQSQVTLFPQEGVAQLERAVRELQAGGNTTLQQVFEAAVVQQQLNSVLYSPTPSADSLQQHVQENMNSLRLGTTDNSLSTQQQLQIQQQQQIHQQQQIQQQQQIQQQQQIQQQQQIQQQQQIQQQQQIQQQQQIQQQQQIQQQQQIQQQQQIQQQQQIQQQQQIQQQQQQQQQIQHQFQQHQQLQQQQQILGNLQHQQQQQHLQQQQQQVLGTMQIQQQLILQPQDQQQLQQQQQQQIIDNIQQQQQLQQNQQQQVLNNIQLQDQQQQNQILTNLQQHQLQQQQQQQQNQALSNLQQQQQLQEQQVLENLQQQLQAELLQPQIHSSPQVQQPVALIGQAGDLLTIQTSFPTQPPSHTSPPQQLFQSPRPLAETQGTQQQVQAALLQNTLTVLTSGGLNSEQQSTGSTLYLSPNPQPQQQQQLAFISSMETSNQPQSVTMFQNQPQAQLSQMQQQSTPMEQQQSPQQNQQQPPQLPISQQGSLFQSIPNHSQANPGPQGQLSQPQQTGLLLCTTDLNPQAIPPTILFSTQTQGPSPMGSISVGIPQPDAAEPMSFQDQSSSGSNSTSTENQQQSLFQEQQPMQVGPSSNSIPSSQPVELFLPQTSLSSLQSTIGSQELNNQAPAPGTTIFVVQGGVGVVANPGQQPPEQLFQTTVGGNVAPQGQANLFVFGIQNDSPQLLNSSGSTLPAQSQPQNSSHMQPLLDQTMAQAAPSMPATMHGSLQNTLQAQMQSSLENAMQTSLQNAMQTNTQTALQSSLQATIETSLPTPMQTSLQTQIQSSLQNQLQASISASSNMDKIEDLLESLQKQ, encoded by the exons AGTCAGTATATGACCTCCTCCCCAAagagctccagctccagccgTCGTCCACCCAGACAGACCCACCCACCATGAGCCAGAAGAGTGGGGGAGAGGCGGGACCTCCCCCCTCTGCAGCCTTGGCCTCAG AtgccacctcctccacctccagcccctctgcctcctcctccctggccATGGGAGTCCCATCCACTGGCTCCTCTACCTCATCCTCAGACCATCTCAAGGTTCCCCAGCACGTCCACTCCAGCGGAGGGGATGGAGCTGGAGCTTCAGAGATGCAAAATGCGGAGGGTGCTGTATCTGCTACGACCAGAGGCAACAGTGgagcaaacactgcagcaggagACATAGGGTCAGGAGTGTTGTCAGGGCTAGGAGTCCAGCAGCCTCAGAACACCCCATCAAAACGGAGGCCTGTGTTGAGCATATCCCCGCCACCTGAGGATCTATTTGACGACAGCCAGATGTCCTGCCAAGAGGAGCCTACTGTGTCCGCTCCAACGGGTCCTGATTCAGAGCATAGCAGCAGCATGTGGGCCGATGACTCCGTTTCCAACTTCAGCCTGATCAGCTCCGTCTCCTACAACGACAACACAGAAGTGCCACGCAAATCTAGAAAACGCACCCCTCGCCAGCGGCCAGGCCCCAAGCCTGCTCCTCCGGAGGACAGCATGGATGTGTTTGATGCTGACAGCGCCAAGGCTCCTCACTTTGTCCTCTCCCAGCTGAGCACAGACAAGACCGCTCCCATAGCCAG CTCTCTTGAGTCAGGGACTGCAGTGAAGGGTGGGTCACTGTCTACTCAGTTCCCCCAGAGGAGTGATGGAAAGGAGCTAAAGATCCTGGTGCAGCCAGAGACCCAGCACAGAGCTCGCTATCTGACCGAGGGCAGCAGAGGTTCTGTCAAAGACCGCACGCAGCAGGGGTTCCCCACTGTCAAG TTGGAGGGTGTGAGTGAACCAGTtgtgctgcaggtttttgtaGCGAATGATGCAGGCAGGGTGAAGCCTCACGGTTTCTACCAGGCGTGCAGAGTGACGGGACGTAACACTACTGCCTGCAAGGAAGTGGACATTGAGGGCACCACTGTGATTGAGATCCCTCTGGAGCCCAGCAGTGACATGACACTCGC GGTGGACTGTGTCGGAATTTTGAAGCTGCGTAATGCAGATGTGGAGGCCCGTATTGGTGTGGCAGGGTCCAAGAAGAAGAGCACACGCGCCAGGCTGGCCTTCAGAGTTGGTATCCCCCAACCTGATGGATCAACCCTTACTCTACAGGTTCCCTCATCATCCATCCTCTGCA CCCAGCCAGCAGGAGTGCCAGAGATCCTGAAGAAGAGTCTTCACAGCTGctcagtgagaggaggagaggaagtttTTATCATTGGAAAGAACTTCCTCAAAGGAACCAAAGTTATTTTTCAGGAGAACATCGCAG aTGATAATTCCTGGCAAGCTGAGGCAAAGATTGACATGGACCTTTTCCATCAG AACCATTTGATAGTGACAGTCCCTCCATTCCACAACCAGTCAATCACTTCTCCAGTTTCTGTGGGAATCTTTGTGATGACCAATGCTGGTAGATCACATGACGCCCAGACCTTCACCTATACTCCAGACTCAG CTGATGACTCAAATGTCCGGACAGTAAAAACAGAGGGACCCTCCCTGGTCAAGACGTGTATATTTGATGTTCAGATCAAATCTATATCGTCTGAGCGAAATGACTGCTCTGTTCAGCCCTCCAAACGGCAAGAGGACACCCCAATGGAAGTGTCTAGCAATCCACCTCCTACAGATGTCTTCAAG CCCTCCCCTGACCCTCTTGtctcagtgcagcagacccTGGAGCTTAGCTCTAGTCCTCATCCAGGTGGAGAGTCCTTTCAGAGCCCAATGCCCCTACAACCTGAAGACGTGGAGCTTCCCCAGGCACCCCCTGTGTTCCCGAGCCTGGAGACTCTTAGCACCATACAAAAGCAAGAGATTTCCCCCACAACTTCCTTCCCAGTGTCAGGAGATACTACAATCCCTCCTGTGACGCCTGAAGTCCCTCAGCAATTCCTCAGAGACCCTCAGGACAACTTGCCTCCTGAGAGTTCCAGTAATAGTGGAGGGGTTGTAGTCGTGGCCATGCCCCAGATAGCACCTCCCTCTCAGCCCCAGCCACAACAGTCGCAGGTTACCCTATTCCCACAGGAAGGGGTGGCCCAACTGGAGAGGGCAGTAAGGGAGCTACAGGCCGGAGGTAACACCACACTCCAGCAGGTGTTTGAGGCGGCtgttgtccagcagcagctgaactcTGTGCTGTACAGCCCCACACCCTCTGCAGACTCCCTTCAGCAGCATGTCCAAGAGAACATGAATAGCCTTCGATTGGGAACCACAGATAATTCACTATCGACACAGCAACAGCTACAgatacaacagcaacagcagatacatcagcaacagcagatacagcagcaacagcagatacagcagcaacagcagatacaacaacaacagcagatacaacagcaacagcagatacaacaacaacagcagatacaacagcaacagcagatacaacagcaacagcagatacaacagcaacaacagatacaacagcaacagcagatacaacaacaacagcagatacaacagcaacaacagatacaacaacaacaacaacaacaacaacaaatacagcacCAGTTTCAACAGCATCAACaattacagcaacaacagcaaatcCTTGGTAACCTTCAGcatcagcaacagcagcaacatttgcagcaacaacagcagcaagtTCTTGGCACCATGCAGATTCAACAACAACTTATATTACAACCGCAAGACCAACagcaactgcagcagcaacagcagcagcaaatcaTTGACAatattcaacagcaacaacagttgCAACAAAATCAGCAACAGCAAGTCCTTAATAACATCCAACTTCAggatcagcaacaacaaaatcaaatacttACCAATTTACaacaacatcagctgcaacagcagcagcaacagcagcaaaatcAAGCACTGAGCAActtacaacagcaacaacaactgcaAGAGCAGCAGGTCTTGGAGAATTTACAGCAGCAACTTCAGGCTGAGCTGCTTCAGCCTCAGATCCACTCCTCCCCACAAGTACAGCAGCCAGTGGCCCTGATTGGACAGGCTGGAGATCTGCTAACAATTCAGACCAGCTTCCCAACGCAGCCTCCATCCCACACATCCCCCCCACAACAGCTCTTCCAATCACCCAGGCCACTTGCTGAGACCCAGGGCACCCAACAGCAGGTCCAGGCAGCCCTACTCCAAAATACACTGACTGTTCTGACAAGTGGCGGTCTCAACTCGGAGCAACAGTCAACAGGGTCAACCTTATACTTGTCCCCAAATCCACAGCcccagcaacagcagcagctggcatTCATTTCCTCCATGGAGACATCCAACCAGCCCCAGTCTGTTACAATGTTTCAGAACCAACCCCAGGCTCAACTTTCCCAAATGCAGCAACAGAGCACTCcgatggagcagcagcagtctccACAGCAGAACCAACAACAGCCACCACAGCTCCCCATCAGCCAGCAGGGCTCCTTGTTCCAAAGTATCCCAAATCACTCGCAGGCTAACCCTGGCCCCCAGGGCCAGCTTTCCCAACCCCAGCAGACAGGTCTGCTCCTCTGCACCACAGATCTAAACCCACAGGCTATTCCCCCCACTATTCTCTTCAGCACTCAGACCCAAGGCCCTTCCCCTATGGGGAGCATTAGCGTTGGAATCCCCCAGCCAGACGCAGCAGAGCCCATGTCCTTCCAAGACCAGAGCTCCTCAGGCAGCAATTCGACATCCACTGAGAACCAACAGCAGAGCCTGTTCCAGGAACAGCAGCCAATGCAAGTGGGCCCAAGTTCTAACAGCATCCCGAGCAGTCAACCCGTGGAGCTGTTCTTACCACAGACATCTCTGTCCAGCCTGCAGAGCACTATTGGCTCACAGGAGCTCAACAACCAGGCTCCAGCCCCTGGCACAACCATCTTTGTGGTGCAGGGTGGTGTGGGTGTGGTAGCCAACCCTGGACAGCAGCCCCCAGAGCAGCTTTTCCAGACCACTGTGGGTGGGAATGTGGCTCCACAAGGGCAGGCCaacctgtttgtgtttggcaTCCAGAACG ATTCGCCCCAGCTGCTCAATTCCTCTGGATCTACCTTGCCTGCTCAGAGCCAGCCCCAGAACTCCAGTCACATGCAGCCTTTGTTGGACCAGACCATGGCCCAAGCTGCCCCCTCCATGCCTGCCACCATGCACGGCAGCTTGCAGAACACCCTTCAGGCACAAATGCAGTCCAGCTTAGAGAACGCCATGCAGACCAGCCTGCAGAATGcaatgcagacaaacacacaaacagctctgcAGTCCAGTTTGCAGGCGACCATAGAAACAAGCCTGCCAACTCCAATGCAGACCAGtctacagacacagatacagagcaGCTTACAGAATCAGTTGCAGGCATCAATATCTGCATCTTCCAACATGGATAAAATCGAGGACCTACTGGAAAGCCTACAGAAACAGTGA
- the nfat5a gene encoding nuclear factor of activated T-cells 5a isoform X2: protein MGVPSTGSSTSSSDHLKVPQHVHSSGGDGAGASEMQNAEGAVSATTRGNSGANTAAGDIGSGVLSGLGVQQPQNTPSKRRPVLSISPPPEDLFDDSQMSCQEEPTVSAPTGPDSEHSSSMWADDSVSNFSLISSVSYNDNTEVPRKSRKRTPRQRPGPKPAPPEDSMDVFDADSAKAPHFVLSQLSTDKTAPIASSLESGTAVKGGSLSTQFPQRSDGKELKILVQPETQHRARYLTEGSRGSVKDRTQQGFPTVKLEGVSEPVVLQVFVANDAGRVKPHGFYQACRVTGRNTTACKEVDIEGTTVIEIPLEPSSDMTLAVDCVGILKLRNADVEARIGVAGSKKKSTRARLAFRVGIPQPDGSTLTLQVPSSSILCTQPAGVPEILKKSLHSCSVRGGEEVFIIGKNFLKGTKVIFQENIADDNSWQAEAKIDMDLFHQNHLIVTVPPFHNQSITSPVSVGIFVMTNAGRSHDAQTFTYTPDSADDSNVRTVKTEGPSLVKTCIFDVQIKSISSERNDCSVQPSKRQEDTPMEVSSNPPPTDVFKPSPDPLVSVQQTLELSSSPHPGGESFQSPMPLQPEDVELPQAPPVFPSLETLSTIQKQEISPTTSFPVSGDTTIPPVTPEVPQQFLRDPQDNLPPESSSNSGGVVVVAMPQIAPPSQPQPQQSQVTLFPQEGVAQLERAVRELQAGGNTTLQQVFEAAVVQQQLNSVLYSPTPSADSLQQHVQENMNSLRLGTTDNSLSTQQQLQIQQQQQIHQQQQIQQQQQIQQQQQIQQQQQIQQQQQIQQQQQIQQQQQIQQQQQIQQQQQIQQQQQIQQQQQIQQQQQIQQQQQQQQQIQHQFQQHQQLQQQQQILGNLQHQQQQQHLQQQQQQVLGTMQIQQQLILQPQDQQQLQQQQQQQIIDNIQQQQQLQQNQQQQVLNNIQLQDQQQQNQILTNLQQHQLQQQQQQQQNQALSNLQQQQQLQEQQVLENLQQQLQAELLQPQIHSSPQVQQPVALIGQAGDLLTIQTSFPTQPPSHTSPPQQLFQSPRPLAETQGTQQQVQAALLQNTLTVLTSGGLNSEQQSTGSTLYLSPNPQPQQQQQLAFISSMETSNQPQSVTMFQNQPQAQLSQMQQQSTPMEQQQSPQQNQQQPPQLPISQQGSLFQSIPNHSQANPGPQGQLSQPQQTGLLLCTTDLNPQAIPPTILFSTQTQGPSPMGSISVGIPQPDAAEPMSFQDQSSSGSNSTSTENQQQSLFQEQQPMQVGPSSNSIPSSQPVELFLPQTSLSSLQSTIGSQELNNQAPAPGTTIFVVQGGVGVVANPGQQPPEQLFQTTVGGNVAPQGQANLFVFGIQNDSPQLLNSSGSTLPAQSQPQNSSHMQPLLDQTMAQAAPSMPATMHGSLQNTLQAQMQSSLENAMQTSLQNAMQTNTQTALQSSLQATIETSLPTPMQTSLQTQIQSSLQNQLQASISASSNMDKIEDLLESLQKQ from the exons ATGGGAGTCCCATCCACTGGCTCCTCTACCTCATCCTCAGACCATCTCAAGGTTCCCCAGCACGTCCACTCCAGCGGAGGGGATGGAGCTGGAGCTTCAGAGATGCAAAATGCGGAGGGTGCTGTATCTGCTACGACCAGAGGCAACAGTGgagcaaacactgcagcaggagACATAGGGTCAGGAGTGTTGTCAGGGCTAGGAGTCCAGCAGCCTCAGAACACCCCATCAAAACGGAGGCCTGTGTTGAGCATATCCCCGCCACCTGAGGATCTATTTGACGACAGCCAGATGTCCTGCCAAGAGGAGCCTACTGTGTCCGCTCCAACGGGTCCTGATTCAGAGCATAGCAGCAGCATGTGGGCCGATGACTCCGTTTCCAACTTCAGCCTGATCAGCTCCGTCTCCTACAACGACAACACAGAAGTGCCACGCAAATCTAGAAAACGCACCCCTCGCCAGCGGCCAGGCCCCAAGCCTGCTCCTCCGGAGGACAGCATGGATGTGTTTGATGCTGACAGCGCCAAGGCTCCTCACTTTGTCCTCTCCCAGCTGAGCACAGACAAGACCGCTCCCATAGCCAG CTCTCTTGAGTCAGGGACTGCAGTGAAGGGTGGGTCACTGTCTACTCAGTTCCCCCAGAGGAGTGATGGAAAGGAGCTAAAGATCCTGGTGCAGCCAGAGACCCAGCACAGAGCTCGCTATCTGACCGAGGGCAGCAGAGGTTCTGTCAAAGACCGCACGCAGCAGGGGTTCCCCACTGTCAAG TTGGAGGGTGTGAGTGAACCAGTtgtgctgcaggtttttgtaGCGAATGATGCAGGCAGGGTGAAGCCTCACGGTTTCTACCAGGCGTGCAGAGTGACGGGACGTAACACTACTGCCTGCAAGGAAGTGGACATTGAGGGCACCACTGTGATTGAGATCCCTCTGGAGCCCAGCAGTGACATGACACTCGC GGTGGACTGTGTCGGAATTTTGAAGCTGCGTAATGCAGATGTGGAGGCCCGTATTGGTGTGGCAGGGTCCAAGAAGAAGAGCACACGCGCCAGGCTGGCCTTCAGAGTTGGTATCCCCCAACCTGATGGATCAACCCTTACTCTACAGGTTCCCTCATCATCCATCCTCTGCA CCCAGCCAGCAGGAGTGCCAGAGATCCTGAAGAAGAGTCTTCACAGCTGctcagtgagaggaggagaggaagtttTTATCATTGGAAAGAACTTCCTCAAAGGAACCAAAGTTATTTTTCAGGAGAACATCGCAG aTGATAATTCCTGGCAAGCTGAGGCAAAGATTGACATGGACCTTTTCCATCAG AACCATTTGATAGTGACAGTCCCTCCATTCCACAACCAGTCAATCACTTCTCCAGTTTCTGTGGGAATCTTTGTGATGACCAATGCTGGTAGATCACATGACGCCCAGACCTTCACCTATACTCCAGACTCAG CTGATGACTCAAATGTCCGGACAGTAAAAACAGAGGGACCCTCCCTGGTCAAGACGTGTATATTTGATGTTCAGATCAAATCTATATCGTCTGAGCGAAATGACTGCTCTGTTCAGCCCTCCAAACGGCAAGAGGACACCCCAATGGAAGTGTCTAGCAATCCACCTCCTACAGATGTCTTCAAG CCCTCCCCTGACCCTCTTGtctcagtgcagcagacccTGGAGCTTAGCTCTAGTCCTCATCCAGGTGGAGAGTCCTTTCAGAGCCCAATGCCCCTACAACCTGAAGACGTGGAGCTTCCCCAGGCACCCCCTGTGTTCCCGAGCCTGGAGACTCTTAGCACCATACAAAAGCAAGAGATTTCCCCCACAACTTCCTTCCCAGTGTCAGGAGATACTACAATCCCTCCTGTGACGCCTGAAGTCCCTCAGCAATTCCTCAGAGACCCTCAGGACAACTTGCCTCCTGAGAGTTCCAGTAATAGTGGAGGGGTTGTAGTCGTGGCCATGCCCCAGATAGCACCTCCCTCTCAGCCCCAGCCACAACAGTCGCAGGTTACCCTATTCCCACAGGAAGGGGTGGCCCAACTGGAGAGGGCAGTAAGGGAGCTACAGGCCGGAGGTAACACCACACTCCAGCAGGTGTTTGAGGCGGCtgttgtccagcagcagctgaactcTGTGCTGTACAGCCCCACACCCTCTGCAGACTCCCTTCAGCAGCATGTCCAAGAGAACATGAATAGCCTTCGATTGGGAACCACAGATAATTCACTATCGACACAGCAACAGCTACAgatacaacagcaacagcagatacatcagcaacagcagatacagcagcaacagcagatacagcagcaacagcagatacaacaacaacagcagatacaacagcaacagcagatacaacaacaacagcagatacaacagcaacagcagatacaacagcaacagcagatacaacagcaacaacagatacaacagcaacagcagatacaacaacaacagcagatacaacagcaacaacagatacaacaacaacaacaacaacaacaacaaatacagcacCAGTTTCAACAGCATCAACaattacagcaacaacagcaaatcCTTGGTAACCTTCAGcatcagcaacagcagcaacatttgcagcaacaacagcagcaagtTCTTGGCACCATGCAGATTCAACAACAACTTATATTACAACCGCAAGACCAACagcaactgcagcagcaacagcagcagcaaatcaTTGACAatattcaacagcaacaacagttgCAACAAAATCAGCAACAGCAAGTCCTTAATAACATCCAACTTCAggatcagcaacaacaaaatcaaatacttACCAATTTACaacaacatcagctgcaacagcagcagcaacagcagcaaaatcAAGCACTGAGCAActtacaacagcaacaacaactgcaAGAGCAGCAGGTCTTGGAGAATTTACAGCAGCAACTTCAGGCTGAGCTGCTTCAGCCTCAGATCCACTCCTCCCCACAAGTACAGCAGCCAGTGGCCCTGATTGGACAGGCTGGAGATCTGCTAACAATTCAGACCAGCTTCCCAACGCAGCCTCCATCCCACACATCCCCCCCACAACAGCTCTTCCAATCACCCAGGCCACTTGCTGAGACCCAGGGCACCCAACAGCAGGTCCAGGCAGCCCTACTCCAAAATACACTGACTGTTCTGACAAGTGGCGGTCTCAACTCGGAGCAACAGTCAACAGGGTCAACCTTATACTTGTCCCCAAATCCACAGCcccagcaacagcagcagctggcatTCATTTCCTCCATGGAGACATCCAACCAGCCCCAGTCTGTTACAATGTTTCAGAACCAACCCCAGGCTCAACTTTCCCAAATGCAGCAACAGAGCACTCcgatggagcagcagcagtctccACAGCAGAACCAACAACAGCCACCACAGCTCCCCATCAGCCAGCAGGGCTCCTTGTTCCAAAGTATCCCAAATCACTCGCAGGCTAACCCTGGCCCCCAGGGCCAGCTTTCCCAACCCCAGCAGACAGGTCTGCTCCTCTGCACCACAGATCTAAACCCACAGGCTATTCCCCCCACTATTCTCTTCAGCACTCAGACCCAAGGCCCTTCCCCTATGGGGAGCATTAGCGTTGGAATCCCCCAGCCAGACGCAGCAGAGCCCATGTCCTTCCAAGACCAGAGCTCCTCAGGCAGCAATTCGACATCCACTGAGAACCAACAGCAGAGCCTGTTCCAGGAACAGCAGCCAATGCAAGTGGGCCCAAGTTCTAACAGCATCCCGAGCAGTCAACCCGTGGAGCTGTTCTTACCACAGACATCTCTGTCCAGCCTGCAGAGCACTATTGGCTCACAGGAGCTCAACAACCAGGCTCCAGCCCCTGGCACAACCATCTTTGTGGTGCAGGGTGGTGTGGGTGTGGTAGCCAACCCTGGACAGCAGCCCCCAGAGCAGCTTTTCCAGACCACTGTGGGTGGGAATGTGGCTCCACAAGGGCAGGCCaacctgtttgtgtttggcaTCCAGAACG ATTCGCCCCAGCTGCTCAATTCCTCTGGATCTACCTTGCCTGCTCAGAGCCAGCCCCAGAACTCCAGTCACATGCAGCCTTTGTTGGACCAGACCATGGCCCAAGCTGCCCCCTCCATGCCTGCCACCATGCACGGCAGCTTGCAGAACACCCTTCAGGCACAAATGCAGTCCAGCTTAGAGAACGCCATGCAGACCAGCCTGCAGAATGcaatgcagacaaacacacaaacagctctgcAGTCCAGTTTGCAGGCGACCATAGAAACAAGCCTGCCAACTCCAATGCAGACCAGtctacagacacagatacagagcaGCTTACAGAATCAGTTGCAGGCATCAATATCTGCATCTTCCAACATGGATAAAATCGAGGACCTACTGGAAAGCCTACAGAAACAGTGA